CTAAAAAGATTAGAAATGTATCTACTATGAGTCTATGAGGGCTCTGCAAcctctgtttatttttatagagACTTACATTGTCGAGTTCTTTTGTGTATGCTTCAGCTTTTTCTATGTTATCAGCATTCTCCGTGATTGGGATCTCCAGATTTGCCATGTTTATGTTCTGGTAATGAGACTTAGTCCGTGGACTTTCCTTGACAAGCTCTTTGGTTGTATTATTATCTATTCTACTCTCTTGGCTTGAGAACTGGAAAGTCAATTGCGTTACAAGTGTTAATTAAACTCAACACAGAAAGCTTGTCCTAATAACAATAATCAAAGATCTGTTGGTGATTCTAACCTTTCCTTGCACAGCTCTATGTGTGAGCTCCTCAACGTTCCTGAGCAATCTCAGCTATATCAGTTATATAAGAACTAATGAAGCAAGGTTAAAGATTTGGTTagataaacaaaacaagaaacctGTTTTCTCTTGGAGACATGGAAAAACGTTTAAGTTGTGGCTTCCATGACCTATCTGCATCCTGTGGAAGTAAAAACTTATACTTGAGCTCCAGATATGTTCATGGAGAAAGAACATCGAAAATGTGAGTTAATAAACCTCATCAGCTTTCCGCTTTAAAGAAGATGGACAGTGCAGGATTTGTGTTTTGTCCCTAGGAGCCAAATGTTGAATCTCAGAGCTTTTTTCAACTGGCGCTTCAGTAATTCTTTCCTTGTTTATGGAAGAGCCAACTTCTGGTTGCACCGCAGAACTCGTTTGGTCTTTATTTACTCCAATTGTCCTATAGTGGAAGAGATTACGGAATTTGAATTGATATGTTATCGTAAAATTCCATACTAGAAACTGTTGTGTGTTCCATTTGTACCTTTGAGTTTTCACTGCACGAAGATCAGATATAATATTTCCAAGTTTAGGCCTTTCGAGAGATACAATCTTGGACTTCTGCAAAGATTCGGCTCCAGAACTCAAATGTTTGCTTAGCTTCTGAGTCAAGCTGGAAGCATCAAGTTTTGAGCTGTGAAAAAATCCAAATGCAAGGAAGCTTAATACATAACAGTCTAATACAACTTCCTAAGATAAAATTTAACGGCTAGTCGCTACTAGTTTATACACAATAAGTCACATGGGGTTATAACCTGTTTAGGGAGCATGGCAAGAGATAGGAAACAAGTGAATGAAAATGAGTTTATCTTACCTTATATTGATCTGCAAGATGGACTTCTCTCTAGTTGTATTTTTGGCTTGCAGCTTTAAATGATCCATCTGCCCAGCTACATTTTCTACAGTCTTGGAATTTGAATGGTCCTTATGGATTTTCTTTTCATAGGAACTGCTGGTAGAAGTAATTGGATTTGTTCCCTCCCTTATAtcatcttaaaagaaagagaaaagcttATTCTTATGCTTGAATATAAAAGCCCAGAACATTACCTGGTCGGATTAGGATTTGCTGCATTCTTTTCGGAATCTGTGTTGACAAGCTCAATCGGACATGATCTAGTTTTGGATCCAGGTAACGCATCTTTAGTATCATGTCTGCATATTGGAGAGAAACGAAAGGGTGAAAAAATAGTTACACAGACgacgaagaaaacaaatactaccTCCTATCATTTGAAGGGATCAAGTTCGATCCAATCCTTTCTCGGCCAACTGGCTGAATCTCTGATTGAATTGAAGAGGACTCCAGCACATGAGATTGTGGTTTTTCTGGCTTCTTAAAGAACTTGGATCTGATAAGTCCGGAGTCTTTGTTTTGCATGGCCCTCAAATTATTGATCCCTAGCTCACTGCACTCAGTTTACGGAATACAGCAGTTAGATATCTATTTCAGCTTCATAGTTTACTGGCAGAATGACAAAAGTACCTAATGAATTTTTGGGGTATAATAGAagaagtttgttttgtttttttctaaccTGTGGGATGGATCCAGAGGTAGCTTTCCACTCAAATCTTCTACCTGGGCATTTTGGTTTGGACGAGTGCCTGGTGGTATATTTCCTGAGAAAGTTGTTAGAGAACGTCTACGATCTGGATCACAGAGTGTTCCATTTGTGTGATCCGGTATTTCTGCCTGAGTATGTGTACTCATTTCTTCCTGTTGATGTTCTATCTTGTCTGAACAAAGCTGAGATGAGATGTTTGCTGAAGTTTGTTCAGTCTTCTCATAACTTGAATCCATGGTGGAAATCATTTTATTATTGGCATTCTGTTCTAGATCTTTAGCGCAGTCTTCTTTTGTGCCAGGCCTGTAGATTTCATGGATACCTGGACTGGTTCCTCTGCTTACTGCAGTATGTGCAGTCTCAGAAGCATGTAATGGCGAGGGTGCTGCGGTTTCATTTAAAGGACGTGGTTCATCCTTTTCTTCAACCATTGAACATGATGTCTTCAACGGTGAAGTGTTTATGGATTGAGGTTGCACAGGCATTGTATGAGTTGTTGAGGTTTTTAAACTTGGACCTTGAGGTGATTCCACCGCCTCCAAATTTTCCATGCTCTCTAATGTAGCTTGATCAGAGTGTGTGCTACTATCAACAACCATAGTAGCTGTAGTCTTGGAACCTTGGTTCTCTTTTTCAGCTGAAGCTTTTACCTGAACATCTGTCTTTGCCTTGGAGGGAGCTTGTCTGGTTATTGATAAGTCTAGATCAAAGTCCAAATCGTCTGACTTATCAATCTTTCTTTTTGCAGAAATTTCTTCACAATCCATGTTCGTGCTCATAGTCTTGTTTCCCTTCTTCAGTGGTGGGCTTGAACCAAGATCAAAGTCGTCTAACCTGCTTGCAGAAAAACATGGTGTTAAGTAAATTTCAGAAGacatagattttaaaagaaaattgatttaTTAGTGGACTCATACGCATTAAAATCATAAGAGAAGGCAAATGgattctttttctgttttgaatTTTCACTAGATTTATCATCAGAGCTTTCTTTCGTTTTTGTGGTTTTCTTGGCTGGGCTTGAGAAATCAAAGTCTGGCATGTCCATTTTGAATGATGATAGATTTCCAAAATCTCCACCTAGATCGAAACCCATATCCCTGAGAAAGAGACAGAAACAGAACCATATGAGACAGTAGGCCTGTTGCCAAGCAACAG
The sequence above is a segment of the Camelina sativa cultivar DH55 chromosome 10, Cs, whole genome shotgun sequence genome. Coding sequences within it:
- the LOC104718466 gene encoding uncharacterized protein At4g18490-like isoform X1, yielding MSASAKRSSTDTQEKDLMLDKDMEKDTWNFKSMTDDDPMDFGFDSPAKNKKNAFKLDMGFDLGGDFGNLSSFKMDMPDFDFSSPAKKTTKTKESSDDKSSENSKQKKNPFAFSYDFNALDDFDLGSSPPLKKGNKTMSTNMDCEEISAKRKIDKSDDLDFDLDLSITRQAPSKAKTDVQVKASAEKENQGSKTTATMVVDSSTHSDQATLESMENLEAVESPQGPSLKTSTTHTMPVQPQSINTSPLKTSCSMVEEKDEPRPLNETAAPSPLHASETAHTAVSRGTSPGIHEIYRPGTKEDCAKDLEQNANNKMISTMDSSYEKTEQTSANISSQLCSDKIEHQQEEMSTHTQAEIPDHTNGTLCDPDRRRSLTTFSGNIPPGTRPNQNAQVEDLSGKLPLDPSHSELGINNLRAMQNKDSGLIRSKFFKKPEKPQSHVLESSSIQSEIQPVGRERIGSNLIPSNDRRHDTKDALPGSKTRSCPIELVNTDSEKNAANPNPTSSSYEKKIHKDHSNSKTVENVAGQMDHLKLQAKNTTREKSILQINISSKLDASSLTQKLSKHLSSGAESLQKSKIVSLERPKLGNIISDLRAVKTQRTIGVNKDQTSSAVQPEVGSSINKERITEAPVEKSSEIQHLAPRDKTQILHCPSSLKRKADEDADRSWKPQLKRFSMSPRENRNVEELTHRAVQGKFSSQESRIDNNTTKELVKESPRTKSHYQNINMANLEIPITENADNIEKAEAYTKELDNICNILKKKHEEAKELLVRAVVNNNKLLMLNHPLYEDKIRLVQKFAAKLTI
- the LOC104718466 gene encoding uncharacterized protein At4g18490-like isoform X2, with protein sequence MSASAKRSSTDTQEKDLMLDKDMEKDTWNFKSMTDDDPMDFGFDSPAKNKKNAFKLDMGFDLGGDFGNLSSFKMDMPDFDFSSPAKKTTKTKESSDDKSSENSKQKKNPFAFSYDFNALDDFDLGSSPPLKKGNKTMSTNMDCEEISAKRKIDKSDDLDFDLDLSITRQAPSKAKTDVQVKASAEKENQGSKTTATMVVDSSTHSDQATLESMENLEAVESPQGPSLKTSTTHTMPVQPQSINTSPLKTSCSMVEEKDEPRPLNETAAPSPLHASETAHTAVSRGTSPGIHEIYRPGTKEDCAKDLEQNANNKMISTMDSSYEKTEQTSANISSQLCSDKIEHQQEEMSTHTQAEIPDHTNGTLCDPDRRRSLTTFSGNIPPGTRPNQNAQVEDLSGKLPLDPSHSELGINNLRAMQNKDSGLIRSKFFKKPEKPQSHVLESSSIQSEIQPVGRERIGSNLIPSNDRRHDTKDALPGSKTRSCPIELVNTDSEKNAANPNPTSSYEKKIHKDHSNSKTVENVAGQMDHLKLQAKNTTREKSILQINISSKLDASSLTQKLSKHLSSGAESLQKSKIVSLERPKLGNIISDLRAVKTQRTIGVNKDQTSSAVQPEVGSSINKERITEAPVEKSSEIQHLAPRDKTQILHCPSSLKRKADEDADRSWKPQLKRFSMSPRENRNVEELTHRAVQGKFSSQESRIDNNTTKELVKESPRTKSHYQNINMANLEIPITENADNIEKAEAYTKELDNICNILKKKHEEAKELLVRAVVNNNKLLMLNHPLYEDKIRLVQKFAAKLTI